TGCCCTCGACCCGACACGCCTGTCCGGCGAGGTGGGCTTCGAGCTCCTGCAGGAGGACTGGGAACACTTCGAGCCGATGATGGTCAACGCACTCAACCGACTCCCCCCGCTCGAACACGCGGAGGTCAAGTTGTTGCTAAACGGGCCGGAGAGCTTCACACCCGACGGCAGTTTCATGCTCGGCGAGACCGCCGAGACGCGCGGACTGTTTCTCGGCTGTGGTATGAATTCGGTCGGGATCGCGAGCGGAGGCGGTGCAGGTATGCACCTCGCGCACTGCATCGTCAACGGCCACACCGCCTACGACCTCGCCGACACCGACGCCCGGCGCTTCGACCCCACCTTCGATTCGCTCGAACACCTGATGGCGCGCGCGCCCGAGGTGCTCGGCACGCACTACGACATCGCCTACCCCGGCACGCAATTCCGCACGGCACGCGGCATCCAGACCTTGCCGGCGCACGACCACCACCGCGCCGACCGGGCACACTTCGGCCAGACCGGGCACTGGGAGCGGCCGCTCTTTTTCGGCAAGCAGGCAGAGCCACGCTTGCGGTTCACTCGGCCGGACTGGTTCGCCCGGGTCGCACGCGAAGTCGACGCGGCCCACACTCGGGCAGCGGTGTTCGACGCCAGTTGCTTTGGCAAGATCGACATCAGCGGCACCGACGCGGCACAGGTGGTGGCGAGGCTGTGCAGCGGCGCCGTCACTCGGCCGCCCGGTTCGCTCAGCTACAACCTCATGCTGAACGCGGGCGGCACAATCGAACTCGACCTGACGGTGCATCGGCTCACCACAGACCACTACCGCCTGCTCGTCGGCACCCAGGTCACGCGCAAGGCCGTCGCGCTGGCCCGGGACGCCGCGGTGGGCAGGGATGTCCAGGTCCGCGACGTCACCCACGAGCACGCGCTGTTCAGCCTGAGCGGCCCACAGGCCATCGCCCTCGCTCGGCAGCTCGGCGCCACCACCGTGCCGGGACTCGGCTACTTCAAATTTGCACCCGACACCCTTGCCGGCCGGCCCGTGACCCTGGCCCGCCTGTCCTACGTGGGCGAGGCGGGCGTGGAGATCAGCTGCGCCGAGGCGGACGCCGTCGCGGTCTACAGCGCCCTGCGGGACGCGGGCGCGGCCCCGGCCGGCCTCTTTGCGCAAACCGCCATGCGAATCGAGAAGGGCTTCTGTGCCGTTGGCCACGAACTCGACAGCGATACGATACCGGCCGAGGTCGGGCTGGGGTTCGCCTGCCGCGCGTCGGGCGGCTACCTCGGCGCCGAGGCGGTGGCAGCAGCGGGCACTGTCGCCACGCGGCTGCGCACGCTGGTGTTCGACAACGACCACGCCGTGCCCATTGGCCACGAACCGGTCGTGCACGGTGATCGGATCATCGGGCAGACGACCTCGGCGGGCTTCGGCCACCGCATCAACGCACCGATAGCGCTGGCGCTGATGCGCGCTGACAGCGGTGACCCGGACCGCGTCGATGTCGACATCGCCGGTGAACGCTTTCCTGCCCGCGTGCTGACACACGCGGCCTTCGACCCCGACGGCCACCGACTGCGAGAGTACAACACACCATGATCATGGTTGCCCCCAACGGCGCACGCCGCCAGACATCCGATCACCCGGCACTGCCGGTCACCGCCGAGG
This genomic stretch from Pseudomonadota bacterium harbors:
- a CDS encoding FAD-dependent oxidoreductase, with the translated sequence MATPSSIELPSHASVVVVGGGIMGCSTLYHLAKLGVTDAVLVERNELTSGTTWHSAAQVRALRHSQNLTRMIQYSVDLYAQLEAETGQSVGWIQKGSLSLATTPDRLTHIRRQASLAQLFGVRAQAISTADALERWPLMRADDVLGAVWSPDDGRVSPSDVCAALVKAAKALGARVFEHTAVTGVHTTSGRIRGLETDRGTLRCDAVALCAGLWSRELARMADSHAPLLACEHFYLLTKPVDGITGNMPTLSDHDNHLYIRDDSGGLLVGCFEPHARALDPTRLSGEVGFELLQEDWEHFEPMMVNALNRLPPLEHAEVKLLLNGPESFTPDGSFMLGETAETRGLFLGCGMNSVGIASGGGAGMHLAHCIVNGHTAYDLADTDARRFDPTFDSLEHLMARAPEVLGTHYDIAYPGTQFRTARGIQTLPAHDHHRADRAHFGQTGHWERPLFFGKQAEPRLRFTRPDWFARVAREVDAAHTRAAVFDASCFGKIDISGTDAAQVVARLCSGAVTRPPGSLSYNLMLNAGGTIELDLTVHRLTTDHYRLLVGTQVTRKAVALARDAAVGRDVQVRDVTHEHALFSLSGPQAIALARQLGATTVPGLGYFKFAPDTLAGRPVTLARLSYVGEAGVEISCAEADAVAVYSALRDAGAAPAGLFAQTAMRIEKGFCAVGHELDSDTIPAEVGLGFACRASGGYLGAEAVAAAGTVATRLRTLVFDNDHAVPIGHEPVVHGDRIIGQTTSAGFGHRINAPIALALMRADSGDPDRVDVDIAGERFPARVLTHAAFDPDGHRLREYNTP